A part of Escherichia marmotae genomic DNA contains:
- the wzxC gene encoding colanic acid undecaprenyl disphosphate flippase WzxC: MSLREKTISGAKWSAIATVIIIGLGLVQMTVLARIIDNHQFGLLTVSLVIIALADTLSDFGIANSIIQRKEISHLELTTLYWLNVGLGLVVCVAVFLLSDAIGDVLNNPDLAPLIKTLSLAFVVIPHGQQFRALMQKELEFNKIGMIETSAVLVGFTFTVVSAHFWPLAMTAILGYLVNSAVRTLLFGYFGRKIYRPGLHFSLASVAPNLRFGAWLTADSIINYLNTNLSTLVLARILGAGVAGGYNLAYNVAVVPPMKLNPIITRVLFPAFAKIQDDTEKLRVNFYKLLSVVGIINFPALLGLMVVSNNFVPLVFGEKWNSIIPVLQLLCVVGLLRSVGNPIGSLLMAKARVDISFKFNVFKTFLFIPAIVIGGQMAGAIGVTLGFLLVQIINTILSYFVMIKPVLGSSYRQYILSLWLPFYLSLPTLGVSYALGIVLKGQLALGMLLAVQIAAGVLAFVVMIVLSRHPLVVEVKRQFCRSEKMKMLLRAG; encoded by the coding sequence ATGAGCTTACGTGAAAAAACCATCAGCGGCGCGAAGTGGTCGGCGATTGCCACGGTGATCATCATCGGCCTCGGGCTGGTGCAGATGACCGTGCTGGCGCGGATTATCGACAACCACCAGTTCGGCCTGCTTACCGTGTCGCTGGTGATTATCGCGCTGGCAGATACGCTTTCTGACTTCGGTATTGCTAACTCGATTATTCAGCGAAAAGAAATCAGCCACCTTGAACTCACCACGCTGTACTGGCTGAACGTCGGGCTGGGGCTTGTGGTGTGCGTGGCGGTGTTTTTGTTGAGTGATGCCATTGGTGACGTGCTGAATAACCCGGACCTGGCACCGTTGATTAAAACATTGTCGCTGGCGTTTGTGGTGATCCCCCACGGGCAGCAGTTCCGCGCGTTGATGCAGAAGGAGCTGGAGTTCAACAAAATCGGCATGATCGAAACCAGCGCGGTGCTGGTGGGCTTCACTTTTACGGTGGTTAGCGCCCATTTCTGGCCGCTGGCGATGACTGCGATCCTCGGTTATCTGGTCAATAGTGCGGTAAGAACGCTGCTGTTTGGCTACTTTGGCCGCAAAATTTATCGCCCCGGTCTGCATTTCTCGCTGGCGTCGGTGGCACCGAACTTACGCTTTGGTGCCTGGCTGACGGCGGACAGCATCATCAACTATCTCAATACCAACCTTTCGACGCTGGTGCTGGCGCGTATTCTCGGCGCGGGCGTGGCTGGGGGATACAACCTGGCGTACAACGTGGCCGTTGTGCCACCGATGAAGCTGAACCCAATCATCACCCGCGTGTTGTTTCCGGCATTCGCCAAAATTCAGGACGATACCGAAAAGCTGCGCGTTAACTTCTACAAGCTGTTGTCGGTAGTGGGGATTATCAACTTTCCGGCGCTGCTGGGGCTGATGGTGGTGTCGAATAATTTTGTACCGCTGGTCTTTGGTGAGAAGTGGAACAGCATTATTCCGGTGCTGCAATTGCTGTGTGTGGTGGGTCTGCTGCGTTCGGTGGGTAACCCGATTGGTTCGCTGCTGATGGCGAAAGCGCGGGTCGATATCAGCTTTAAATTCAACGTATTCAAAACATTTCTGTTTATTCCGGCGATTGTTATTGGTGGGCAGATGGCGGGCGCAATCGGCGTCACGCTCGGTTTCCTGCTGGTGCAGATTATCAACACCATTCTGAGTTACTTCGTGATGATTAAACCGGTTCTTGGTTCCAGTTATCGCCAGTACATCCTGAGTTTATGGCTACCGTTTTATCTCTCGCTGCCGACGCTGGGGGTCAGTTATGCGCTGGGCATTGTGCTGAAAGGGCAACTGGCGCTGGGGATGCTGCTGGCGGTGCAAATAGCCGCGGGCGTGCTGGCGTTTGTGGTGATGATTGTGCTGTCGCGCCATCCGCTGGTGGTGGAAGTGAAGCGTCAGTTTTGTCGCAGCGAAAAAATGAAAATGCTTTTACGGGCGGGGTGA
- the wcaK gene encoding colanic acid biosynthesis pyruvyl transferase WcaK, with translation MKLLILGNHTCGNRGDSAILRGLLDAINILNPHAEVDVMSRYPVSSSWLLNRPVMGDPLFLQMKHHNSAAGVVGRVKKVLRRRYQHQVLLSRVTDTGKLRNIAIAQGFTDFVRLLSGYDAIIQVGGSFFVDLYGVPQFEHALCTFMAKKPLFMIGHSVGPFQDEQFNQLANYVFGHCDALILRESVSLDLMKRSNITTAKVEHGVDTAWLVDHHTEDFTANYAVQHWLDVAAQQKTVAITLRELAPFDKRLGTTQQAYEKAFAGVVNRILDEGYQVIALSTCTGIDSYNKDDRMVALNLRQHISDPARYHVVMDELNDLEMGKILEACELTVGTRLHSAIISMNFSTPAIAINYEHKSAGIMQQLGLPEMAIDIRHLLDGTLQAMVADTLGQLPALNTRLNEAVSRERQAGMQMVQSVLERIGEVK, from the coding sequence ATGAAATTACTTATTCTGGGCAACCACACTTGCGGCAATCGTGGCGACAGCGCCATCCTGCGCGGCTTACTTGATGCCATCAACATCCTCAATCCACACGCCGAAGTGGACGTGATGAGCCGCTATCCGGTCAGTTCTTCCTGGCTGCTCAACCGCCCGGTAATGGGCGATCCGCTGTTCCTGCAAATGAAACACCACAACAGCGCGGCGGGCGTTGTCGGGCGCGTTAAAAAAGTCCTCCGTCGCCGCTATCAACACCAGGTACTGCTTTCACGCGTCACAGACACTGGCAAGCTGCGTAATATCGCCATCGCCCAGGGATTCACCGACTTCGTGCGCCTGCTGTCAGGTTACGACGCCATTATTCAGGTCGGCGGATCGTTTTTTGTCGATCTCTACGGCGTGCCGCAGTTTGAACATGCGCTTTGCACGTTTATGGCGAAAAAGCCGCTGTTTATGATTGGTCACAGCGTCGGCCCCTTCCAGGATGAGCAATTTAACCAACTGGCGAACTATGTCTTTGGTCACTGTGACGCGCTGATCCTGCGCGAATCGGTCAGCCTTGATCTGATGAAACGCAGCAATATCACTACCGCAAAAGTTGAACATGGCGTCGATACTGCGTGGCTGGTCGATCACCACACAGAAGACTTCACCGCCAACTATGCCGTCCAACACTGGCTGGACGTTGCCGCACAACAGAAAACGGTGGCAATTACCCTGCGCGAACTGGCACCGTTCGACAAACGTCTCGGCACCACTCAGCAAGCGTATGAAAAAGCCTTTGCCGGGGTGGTCAATCGCATTCTCGACGAAGGCTATCAGGTCATTGCGCTCTCCACCTGTACGGGCATCGACAGCTATAACAAAGACGACCGCATGGTGGCGCTTAATCTGCGCCAGCACATCAGCGATCCTGCCCGTTACCACGTAGTGATGGATGAACTCAACGATCTGGAAATGGGCAAAATTCTGGAGGCCTGTGAACTCACCGTCGGTACGCGCCTGCACTCTGCCATTATCTCGATGAATTTTTCCACTCCGGCAATTGCCATCAACTACGAACATAAATCCGCCGGGATTATGCAACAACTGGGGCTACCAGAGATGGCAATTGATATCCGTCATTTATTAGACGGCACCCTGCAAGCGATGGTTGCGGATACCTTAGGCCAGCTTCCGGCGCTGAACACGCGACTTAACGAAGCCGTCAGTCGCGAACGCCAGGCAGGAATGCAGATGGTGCAATCTGTGCTTGAACGCATCGGGGAGGTGAAATGA
- the wcaL gene encoding colanic acid biosynthesis glycosyltransferase WcaL → MKVGFFLLKFPLSSETFVLNQITAFIDMGFEVEIVALQKGDTQNTHAAWTKYNLAARTRWLQDEPAGKVAKLRHRASQTLRGIHRKNTWQALNLKRYGAESRNLILSAICGQVVTPLHADVFIAHFGPAGVTAAKLRELGVIRGKIATIFHGIDISSREVLNHYTPEYQQLFRRGDLMLPISDLWAGRLQKMGCPREKIAVSRMGVDMTRFSPRPVKAPATPLEIISVARLTEKKGLHVAIEACRQLKEQGVAFRYRILGIGPWERRLRTLIEQYQLEDVVDMPGFKPSHEVKAMLDDADVFLLPSVTGADGDMEGIPVALMEAMAVGIPVVSTLHSGIPELVEADKSGWLVPENDARALAQRLAAFSQLDTDELAPVVKRAREKVEHDFNQQVINRELASLLQAL, encoded by the coding sequence ATGAAGGTCGGCTTCTTTTTACTGAAATTTCCGCTGTCGTCGGAAACCTTCGTCCTCAATCAAATTACCGCGTTTATTGATATGGGCTTTGAGGTGGAGATTGTCGCGCTGCAAAAAGGCGACACCCAGAACACCCACGCGGCATGGACGAAATACAACCTTGCCGCCAGAACCCGCTGGTTACAGGACGAACCTGCGGGCAAAGTAGCGAAACTGCGCCACCGCGCCAGCCAGACGTTACGTGGCATTCATCGTAAAAATACCTGGCAGGCGCTCAACCTCAAACGCTATGGTGCCGAGTCGCGGAACCTGATTTTGTCTGCCATTTGCGGCCAGGTCGTAACACCGCTTCATGCCGATGTCTTTATCGCTCATTTTGGCCCTGCGGGGGTAACCGCAGCAAAACTACGCGAACTGGGTGTCATTCGCGGCAAAATTGCCACCATCTTCCACGGTATTGATATCTCCAGTCGGGAAGTGCTCAACCACTACACTCCCGAATATCAACAACTGTTTCGCCGTGGCGACCTGATGTTACCGATAAGCGATTTGTGGGCCGGAAGGCTGCAAAAAATGGGCTGCCCGAGGGAAAAAATCGCCGTATCGCGCATGGGCGTGGACATGACGCGCTTTAGCCCGCGTCCGGTGAAAGCGCCTGCAACGCCGCTGGAAATCATCTCCGTCGCACGCTTAACCGAGAAAAAAGGTCTGCATGTGGCGATTGAAGCCTGCCGTCAGTTGAAAGAGCAGGGCGTGGCATTTCGCTATCGCATTCTCGGCATTGGCCCGTGGGAACGACGCCTGCGCACCCTCATCGAACAATATCAACTGGAAGATGTGGTGGACATGCCGGGCTTTAAACCGAGCCATGAAGTGAAAGCGATGCTCGACGACGCGGATGTCTTCCTGTTGCCATCGGTTACGGGTGCGGATGGCGATATGGAAGGTATTCCGGTGGCGCTAATGGAAGCGATGGCGGTCGGTATTCCGGTGGTTTCTACTCTGCATAGCGGAATACCGGAACTGGTGGAGGCCGATAAATCCGGCTGGCTGGTGCCTGAGAACGATGCTCGCGCACTGGCGCAACGACTGGCGGCGTTTAGCCAACTGGACACCGACGAACTGGCTCCTGTCGTCAAACGTGCGCGCGAAAAAGTCGAACACGATTTTAACCAGCAGGTGATTAATCGAGAACTCGCCAGCTTGCTGCAGGCTTTATAG
- the wcaM gene encoding colanic acid biosynthesis protein WcaM: MPFKKLSRRTFLTASSALAFLHTPFARALSARQSVNINDYNPHDWIASFKQAFSEGQTVVVPAGFVCDNINTGIFIPAGKTLHILGSLRGNGRGRFVLQDGCQVTGEEGGSMHNITLDVRGSDCTIKGLAMSGFGPVTQIYIGGKNKRVMRNLTIDNLTVSHANYAILRQGFHNQIIGANITNCKFSDLQGDAIEWNVAINDSDILISDHVIERINCTNGKINWGIGIGLAGSTYDNKYPEDQAVKNFVVANITGSDCRQLIHVENGKHFVIRNIKARNITPDFSKKAGIDNATVAIYGCDNFVIDNIEMINSAGMLIGYGVIKGKYLSIPQNFRVNNIQLDNTHLAYKLRGIQISAGNAVSFVALTNIEMKRASLELHNKPQHLFMRNINVMQESSVGPALSMNFDMRKDVRGVFMAKKETLLSLANVHAVNEKGQSSVDIDRVNHHIVNVEKINFRLPERRE, encoded by the coding sequence ATGCCATTTAAAAAACTCTCCCGACGCACCTTCCTGACGGCAAGCTCCGCGCTTGCCTTCCTCCATACCCCTTTCGCTCGCGCACTATCCGCCCGACAAAGCGTAAACATTAACGACTACAACCCTCACGACTGGATCGCCTCATTTAAACAAGCCTTCAGCGAAGGGCAAACGGTCGTCGTGCCTGCTGGATTCGTTTGTGACAATATCAACACCGGCATCTTCATTCCTGCAGGTAAAACGTTACACATCCTTGGAAGCCTGCGCGGCAACGGCAGAGGGCGATTTGTCTTACAGGACGGCTGCCAGGTGACAGGGGAGGAGGGCGGCAGTATGCATAACATCACCCTGGATGTGCGTGGTTCTGACTGCACCATCAAAGGGCTGGCGATGAGCGGCTTTGGTCCGGTAACGCAGATTTATATCGGCGGCAAAAACAAACGGGTCATGCGCAACCTGACCATCGATAACCTCACTGTCAGCCACGCTAATTACGCCATCTTACGCCAGGGATTTCATAACCAGATTATCGGTGCCAACATCACCAACTGTAAGTTCAGCGACTTACAGGGCGACGCCATTGAATGGAACGTGGCAATTAACGACAGTGATATTTTGATCTCCGACCATGTCATCGAGCGCATCAACTGTACCAACGGCAAAATCAACTGGGGAATCGGCATAGGCCTTGCGGGAAGTACCTACGATAATAAGTACCCGGAAGACCAGGCAGTGAAAAACTTTGTCGTGGCGAATATCACGGGATCGGATTGTCGGCAGTTGATCCATGTTGAAAATGGTAAACATTTTGTTATTCGTAATATCAAAGCCCGCAATATCACGCCGGATTTCAGTAAGAAAGCAGGCATTGATAACGCGACAGTTGCTATTTACGGTTGTGACAATTTTGTGATTGATAATATTGAAATGATTAATAGCGCCGGGATGTTAATCGGCTATGGGGTAATTAAAGGCAAATATCTCTCGATACCGCAAAATTTCCGAGTGAATAATATTCAACTGGATAATACCCACCTTGCTTACAAATTGCGCGGTATCCAAATCTCTGCCGGGAATGCTGTCTCCTTTGTGGCGCTGACTAACATTGAGATGAAGCGTGCGTCGCTTGAGCTACACAATAAACCGCAACACCTTTTTATGCGTAATATCAATGTGATGCAGGAATCCTCAGTTGGACCAGCATTGAGTATGAACTTCGACATGCGCAAAGACGTTCGCGGCGTCTTTATGGCGAAAAAAGAAACACTGCTGTCACTTGCAAATGTTCATGCGGTGAATGAAAAAGGGCAAAGCTCCGTCGATATCGACAGAGTTAATCACCATATTGTTAATGTGGAAAAGATTAACTTTAGATTGCCGGAACGGAGGGAATAG
- a CDS encoding N-acetyl-alpha-D-glucosaminyl-diphospho-ditrans,octacis-undecaprenol 4-epimerase: MNDNVLLIGASGFVGTRLLETAIADFNIKNLDKQQSHFYPEITQIGDVRDQQALDQALAGFDTVVLLAAEHRDDVSPTSLYYDVNVQGTRNVLAAMEKNGVKNIIFTSSVAVYGLNKHNPDENHPHDPFNHYGKSKWQAEEVLREWYNKAPTERSLTIIRPTVIFGERNRGNVYNLLKQIAGGKFMMVGAGTNYKSMAYVGNIVEFIKYKLKNVAAGYEVYNYVDKPDLNMNQLVAEVEQSLNKKIPSMHLPYPLGMLGGYCFDILSKITGKKYAVSSVRVKKFCATTQFDATKVHSSGFVAPYTLSQGLDRTLQYEFVHAKKDDITFVSE; this comes from the coding sequence ATGAACGATAACGTTTTGCTCATAGGAGCTTCCGGATTCGTAGGAACCCGACTACTTGAAACGGCAATTGCTGACTTTAATATCAAGAACCTGGACAAACAGCAGAGCCACTTTTATCCAGAAATCACACAGATTGGCGATGTTCGTGATCAACAGGCACTCGACCAGGCGTTAGCCGGTTTTGACACTGTTGTGCTACTGGCAGCGGAACACCGCGATGACGTCAGCCCTACTTCTCTCTATTATGATGTCAATGTTCAGGGTACCCGCAATGTGCTGGCGGCCATGGAAAAAAATGGCGTTAAAAATATCATCTTTACCAGTTCCGTTGCTGTTTATGGTTTGAACAAACACAACCCTGACGAAAACCATCCACACGACCCTTTCAACCACTACGGCAAAAGTAAGTGGCAGGCAGAGGAAGTGCTGCGTGAATGGTATAACAAAGCACCAACAGAACGTTCATTAACCATCATCCGTCCTACCGTTATCTTCGGTGAACGCAACCGCGGTAACGTTTATAACTTGCTGAAACAGATCGCTGGCGGCAAGTTTATGATGGTGGGCGCAGGGACTAACTATAAGTCCATGGCTTATGTTGGAAACATTGTTGAGTTTATCAAGTACAAACTGAAGAATGTTGCCGCAGGTTATGAGGTTTATAACTACGTTGATAAGCCAGACCTGAACATGAACCAGTTGGTTGCTGAAGTTGAACAAAGCCTGAACAAAAAGATCCCTTCTATGCACTTGCCTTACCCACTAGGAATGCTGGGTGGATATTGCTTTGATATCTTGAGCAAAATTACGGGCAAAAAATACGCTGTCAGCTCTGTGCGCGTGAAAAAATTCTGCGCAACAACACAGTTTGACGCAACGAAAGTGCATTCTTCAGGTTTTGTGGCACCGTATACGCTGTCGCAAGGTCTGGATCGAACTCTGCAGTATGAATTCGTCCATGCCAAAAAAGACGACATAACGTTTGTTTCTGAGTAA
- the galF gene encoding UTP--glucose-1-phosphate uridylyltransferase GalF, which yields MTNLKAVIPVAGLGMHMLPATKAIPKEMLPIVDKPMIQYIVDEIVAAGIKEILLVTHASKNAVENHFDTSYELESLLELRVKRQLLAEVQSICPPGVTIMNVRQGEPLGLGHSILCARPAIGDNPFVVVLPDVVIDDASADPLRYNLAAMIARFNETGRSQVLAKRMPGDLSEYSVIQTKEPLDREGKVSRIVEFIEKPDQPQTLDSDIMAVGRYVLSADIWPELERTQPGAWGRIQLTDAIAELAKKQSVDAMLMTGESYDCGKKMGYMQAFVKYGLRNLKEGAKFRKGIEKLLSE from the coding sequence ATGACGAATTTAAAAGCAGTTATACCGGTAGCAGGTCTTGGGATGCATATGTTGCCTGCCACTAAGGCGATTCCCAAAGAGATGCTACCGATCGTCGACAAGCCAATGATTCAGTACATTGTTGACGAGATTGTGGCTGCAGGGATCAAAGAAATCCTCCTGGTAACTCACGCGTCCAAGAACGCGGTCGAAAACCACTTCGACACCTCTTATGAATTAGAATCTCTCCTTGAACTGCGCGTGAAGCGCCAACTGTTGGCGGAAGTACAGTCCATCTGTCCGCCTGGCGTGACCATTATGAACGTGCGTCAGGGCGAACCTTTAGGTTTAGGCCACTCCATTTTATGTGCACGACCCGCCATTGGCGACAACCCATTTGTCGTGGTACTGCCAGACGTAGTGATCGACGACGCCAGCGCCGACCCGCTGCGCTACAACCTTGCTGCCATGATTGCGCGCTTCAATGAAACGGGCCGTAGCCAGGTGCTGGCAAAACGTATGCCGGGTGACCTCTCTGAATACTCCGTCATTCAGACCAAAGAACCGCTGGACCGTGAAGGCAAAGTCAGCCGCATTGTTGAATTCATCGAAAAACCGGATCAGCCACAAACGCTGGACTCAGACATCATGGCCGTTGGTCGCTATGTGCTTTCTGCCGATATTTGGCCGGAACTTGAACGCACTCAACCTGGTGCATGGGGGCGTATTCAGCTGACTGATGCCATTGCTGAACTGGCGAAAAAACAGTCCGTTGATGCAATGCTGATGACTGGTGAAAGCTACGACTGCGGTAAAAAAATGGGCTATATGCAGGCGTTTGTGAAGTATGGACTGCGCAACCTGAAAGAAGGGGCGAAGTTCCGTAAAGGGATTGAGAAGCTGTTAAGCGAATAA
- the wzy gene encoding O38 family O-antigen polymerase, whose amino-acid sequence MNIYKNSNENSLSNNNCIVYFIPLLLLATFFFPLVVLIFIGALSPLLHPVLRNFYFYALLVFIIIFFSTLKPFGDIAEYLHVYHELNYNLIDVFGYSRFGDGLEFMFLAIMKFIGYISGGNDEVFLLSTYFLIVFFLSKILKDVDKKYKLFLLSLFFFNLGFIEVTSYFLRQVLSVVVFLYAINERSFKKYIFFLLSVFFHMSAVVNVFIYAVYMIFGSKKYSYAKIVFSILIGLLVVFFVVYNTPIYSVLLSKFTSVSGNDKFTRLPLNYIIITVVNICFIIMIGKRSKCDDFNKILFCKECFLFLILLPFPALSNRLGMIIFGFYPYFILPYLKAFERKGRSKYALLICLYVVNLVPFLYLMYNVSLGNNMFTFLNNHPFTEGVYGMIDYILEAIDKGVNYINEGN is encoded by the coding sequence ATGAATATTTATAAAAACAGCAATGAAAATTCATTGTCAAATAATAACTGTATTGTATATTTTATTCCTTTGTTATTATTGGCAACATTCTTTTTCCCTCTTGTTGTATTGATATTTATTGGTGCCCTCTCGCCATTGTTACACCCTGTATTGCGTAATTTTTATTTTTATGCACTATTGGTTTTTATTATTATTTTTTTTTCCACACTAAAACCATTTGGAGATATTGCAGAGTATCTTCATGTTTACCATGAGTTAAATTATAATTTAATTGATGTTTTTGGCTATTCAAGATTTGGTGATGGGCTGGAATTTATGTTTTTAGCCATCATGAAATTTATTGGGTATATTTCAGGTGGCAATGATGAAGTATTTTTACTTTCTACTTATTTTCTGATCGTCTTTTTTTTATCCAAGATTCTTAAAGATGTTGATAAAAAATATAAACTTTTTTTATTATCGCTTTTCTTTTTTAACTTAGGATTTATAGAAGTTACATCATATTTTCTTCGACAGGTTTTATCTGTGGTTGTTTTTCTGTATGCTATAAATGAGCGTTCATTTAAAAAATATATCTTTTTTTTGTTGAGTGTTTTTTTTCACATGTCTGCAGTTGTTAATGTTTTTATATATGCAGTTTATATGATCTTTGGTTCAAAAAAATACTCATATGCAAAAATTGTTTTTTCTATTCTTATTGGACTTTTAGTTGTGTTTTTTGTGGTTTATAATACGCCAATTTATTCTGTGCTATTATCGAAATTCACTTCAGTTTCTGGGAACGATAAATTCACACGTTTGCCGTTAAATTATATTATCATTACAGTCGTAAATATATGCTTTATTATAATGATAGGGAAGAGAAGTAAATGTGATGATTTTAATAAGATTTTATTTTGTAAGGAGTGTTTTCTATTCTTAATATTATTACCTTTCCCAGCACTTTCGAATAGATTGGGTATGATTATTTTTGGTTTTTATCCCTACTTTATTTTACCTTATCTAAAAGCTTTTGAGAGAAAAGGTAGGAGTAAATATGCCCTACTTATTTGTTTATATGTAGTAAATTTAGTGCCTTTTTTGTATTTAATGTATAATGTGTCTTTAGGGAATAACATGTTTACTTTCCTAAATAATCATCCATTTACTGAGGGTGTGTATGGTATGATTGATTACATATTGGAGGCAATTGATAAAGGTGTTAACTATATCAATGAAGGTAACTAG
- the wzx gene encoding O38 family O-antigen flippase has translation MKKYLSNLFWLLSDRVFMLVFQLSLFASIKRIYGLDILGSWATIMNISQILLSLFLFGIDIVVVKRIVENPSSTGTEIGCALFLQFLGLLLYASAFITIVIYFYYDIPFAFIFVAILIVANFFSLYAKVIFFHYSALVESKYRAITILSSVAVSYGYLWCCIYFGWHVFYAYVFFYLIQALFSFTIYKFYFPYSAKWTIDLELVKMYFFMGSKLIVSTISVSLFTQCDVILLESLTGTKEAGAFSAALRLSAIWFMCGGLIANAFFPKIVQLEKIGEEESFIFLKWICGVVSVISIYGAIIMIALSPIIIKILYGDNMDLSAQVLMVHMWSGVFVFLGSFSSKWLFSKNYINLEVIKTIIAAILNITLNIIVIPKYGAVGAASVSLLSYFIANFLIFIFIPKTKNMFKMQLQSLKYIIFPWRLINDFGRVRCQFQ, from the coding sequence GTGAAAAAATACTTAAGTAACCTATTTTGGTTGTTGAGTGACCGAGTGTTCATGCTGGTATTTCAGTTGTCACTTTTTGCTTCTATCAAAAGAATCTATGGGTTAGATATCTTGGGTAGTTGGGCAACGATAATGAATATCTCACAAATATTACTATCGTTATTTTTATTTGGCATTGATATAGTCGTAGTTAAAAGAATTGTTGAAAATCCATCATCAACGGGCACTGAGATTGGATGTGCATTATTCTTACAGTTTTTAGGACTGTTATTATATGCATCTGCTTTTATTACCATTGTTATTTATTTTTACTATGATATACCGTTCGCTTTTATATTCGTGGCGATATTAATCGTTGCTAATTTTTTTAGCTTGTATGCTAAAGTAATATTTTTTCATTATTCGGCATTGGTTGAATCAAAATATCGTGCTATCACAATTCTAAGTAGTGTGGCCGTTTCATATGGTTATCTTTGGTGTTGTATATATTTTGGTTGGCATGTCTTTTATGCTTATGTTTTCTTTTATTTAATTCAAGCTCTTTTTAGTTTTACTATATACAAATTCTATTTCCCTTATTCAGCAAAATGGACGATTGATTTAGAATTAGTCAAAATGTATTTTTTTATGGGGAGTAAACTCATTGTATCAACTATTAGTGTATCACTATTTACACAGTGTGATGTTATCTTATTAGAGTCTCTTACAGGTACAAAAGAGGCTGGGGCATTTAGTGCAGCTCTTAGGTTATCAGCCATCTGGTTTATGTGTGGAGGTTTGATAGCGAACGCTTTTTTTCCAAAAATTGTTCAGCTTGAAAAAATAGGAGAGGAAGAATCATTTATCTTTTTGAAATGGATATGCGGAGTTGTAAGTGTAATCTCTATATATGGTGCAATTATTATGATTGCTCTGTCACCTATAATTATAAAAATACTATATGGCGATAATATGGATTTATCGGCGCAAGTATTAATGGTTCATATGTGGAGTGGTGTTTTTGTTTTTTTAGGATCATTTTCATCTAAATGGTTATTTAGTAAGAATTATATTAATTTAGAAGTGATAAAAACCATTATTGCTGCAATTTTGAATATAACTTTGAATATCATTGTTATACCAAAATATGGAGCGGTTGGCGCTGCTTCTGTATCATTGCTTTCTTATTTTATTGCTAACTTTTTGATTTTTATATTTATACCAAAAACTAAAAATATGTTTAAAATGCAATTACAGAGTTTGAAGTATATTATTTTCCCATGGCGTTTGATTAATGATTTTGGAAGGGTTAGATGTCAATTTCAGTAA
- a CDS encoding glycosyltransferase family 2 protein has product MSISVITPVFNRALLVYELYESLMSQQSYDFEWVIIDDGSTDNLKEVIDKIASTSPFKIIYRYKKNGGKHTALNIGIEMSSFNWIFIVDSDDILTPNAIALANEKIQAIVDDKCKGMVFLKGYKTTKEIVGKAETIENISLEKFAGTKGDKALIIKRDSLLKNQFPVFDGENFITEALVWNSILENGYFKYFNEIIYYSEYLPGGLTSNYTDLLRKNINGTMAFVINNLNLKGLGINVIKQTVFHFIPIFNISNLIVVKKKTKFTVFVLFITCLFLVKIKNKVKGKSL; this is encoded by the coding sequence ATGTCAATTTCAGTAATTACTCCTGTATTCAATCGAGCTTTGTTAGTCTATGAATTATATGAATCCTTAATGTCACAACAATCTTATGATTTTGAATGGGTGATAATTGATGATGGTTCTACTGATAATTTAAAAGAGGTTATTGACAAAATAGCGTCGACATCCCCATTTAAAATCATATATAGATATAAGAAGAACGGTGGAAAACACACAGCCTTAAATATAGGGATAGAAATGTCATCGTTTAACTGGATATTTATTGTTGATAGTGATGATATATTAACGCCCAACGCTATTGCTCTAGCCAATGAAAAAATCCAGGCAATTGTTGATGATAAATGTAAAGGGATGGTTTTCCTGAAGGGGTATAAAACTACAAAAGAGATTGTAGGTAAAGCGGAAACAATTGAAAATATTTCTCTGGAAAAGTTTGCAGGTACAAAGGGAGATAAAGCATTAATCATAAAACGTGATTCTTTACTTAAAAATCAATTTCCTGTTTTTGATGGTGAAAATTTTATAACTGAGGCATTGGTTTGGAATTCAATTTTAGAAAATGGCTACTTTAAATATTTCAATGAGATCATCTATTATAGTGAATATTTACCAGGAGGTTTAACTTCTAATTATACTGATCTTTTGCGGAAAAATATCAATGGCACTATGGCTTTTGTTATCAATAACTTGAATCTAAAAGGTCTTGGTATTAATGTCATTAAACAAACCGTTTTTCATTTTATTCCCATTTTTAATATTAGTAATCTAATAGTTGTAAAGAAAAAGACAAAATTTACTGTTTTCGTTTTATTTATTACATGTCTTTTTCTTGTAAAAATCAAGAATAAAGTTAAAGGAAAATCGTTATGA